A single region of the Procambarus clarkii isolate CNS0578487 chromosome 59, FALCON_Pclarkii_2.0, whole genome shotgun sequence genome encodes:
- the LOC138353782 gene encoding zinc finger protein 33B-like, protein MTIEEKQEIIRKHENGTCVVELARQCNKSSREEEEAVENVPSSLIKNMCAVGMDFAGKRSGWRGILTPRMGFTSMNKMHLCPYCAYTTNFTSHLKEHIRTHTGEKPYSCPHCSYCATTKDHLKKHIRTHTGEKPYACPQCNDRFTQKPHLTSHMRNWHRNTLETAERRPLQMVLGSDGQTLDRGATGSCKNLSSTMKMHHCPYCVYTTSFKTNLKTHLRTHTGEKPFACPQCPYSATTKACLKRHFYFHTGEKPFSCPNCQYSATTKDYLNRHMRTHTSEMFECPHCPYRFVDQSSLKHHVHMIHQYTL, encoded by the exons atgaccatagaggaaaaacaagagatcattcgtaagcatgaaaatggtacttgTGTTGTTGAATTAGCTAGGCAGTGCAACAAATCTtcaagggaggaagaggaggcagtagagaatgtcccttcctcattaattaaaaATATGTGTGCA GTGGGGATGGACTTTGCTGGGAAAAGGAGTGGTTGGAGAGGAATCCTGACACCAAGAATGGGCTTCACATCAATGAACAAGATGCACCTTTGTCCCTACTGTGCCTACACTACAAATTTTACAAGTCATCTGAAAGAACATATTCGTACTCATACAGGAGAAAAGCCTTATTCTTGTCCACATTGTTCCTATTGTGCTACAACTAAGGATCACTTGAAGAAGCATATTCGCACTCATACTGGAGAAAAACCATACGCCTGCCCACAGTGTAATGATCGTTTCACTCAGAAACCTCATTTGACTTCTCATATGAGAAACTGGCATAGGAACACACTGGAAACTGCTG AGAGACGTCccctacagatggtgctgggcagTGATGGTCAGACGCTGGACAGAGGAGCTACAGGATCGTGCAAGAACTTGTCATCCACTATGAAGATGCATCATTGCCCCTACTGTGTCTACACAACCAGTTTCAAAACAAACTTAAAAACACATTTACGCACTCATACGGGGGAAAAACCTTTTGCTTGCCCACAGTGTCCATATTCTGCTACTACAAAGGCTTGTCTCAAAAGACATTTTTATTTTCATACTGGCGAGAAACCATTTTCTTGCCCTAATTGTCAATATTCTGCAACCACTAAAGACTATCTTAACAGGCACATGCGTACTCATACTAGCGAGATGTTCGAGTGTCCTCATTGTCCATATCGTTTCGTTGATCAATCAAGCTTAAAACATCATGTTCATATGATTCATCAATACACATTGTGA